The Huiozyma naganishii CBS 8797 chromosome 1, complete genome genome window below encodes:
- the UFD4 gene encoding putative ubiquitin-protein ligase UFD4 (similar to Saccharomyces cerevisiae UFD4 (YKL010C); ancestral locus Anc_2.497), giving the protein MSAFEYDEDDSEDGHYSEEDYMRDDRSEGHQDDDGDHSEGFEDFYDDYHDNDENVDEEIDSVQAHGEHNDEDTGFGRDMTPQAFLNSLRQHAQSLDPEGNGNGNDHEQNTAVNFSEMLPQLLSRLSGARGGRFQDTRGSRMSKLVENVEHAEEDPYFAMESIIELSENLLMGNQYLIERMLPVDRLIAALVKILTSSKLAEELELQMNTSRIFYNLFEVHPVSISGAVDKNVIPALQAKLAEISYIDLAEQVLETLELVSRVSGKDILRCDNMTSYLQYFDFFTIHAQRKVIAIVSNACARVEPSDFTQLKGVFEILMGIFKNCTDQNISDRILNIFYGVCAGIKNSSMLDVLFTPEILSSIISLITSTDVSSQSKLKCLEILSVLVYWSFNIGESIINVSDVAETLKTCLKQYGKSPDASLHETIMFVPKSLLLSISKFIALLFPPENNQILTQLNANAVDARRFNGNKKIPSLVSDLIPLLVDIYINTVEFSARRNVLVALARVAPCANEKIAHDTSDCFIKLLGSSFPQSLSVISSQTSPSLDSGVLIIGLLALSNALIELYPSIFVPAFQRDGIFDSVSSLNGALDRINNKEDLFSSSLSHTSTTKKELEEDGGSDSDSSEDDYDFGLGDIEFPKEAKTRKIRYEFLREMKPSYMPTQIRELCEAFLNNSKSSICLDNQNLETVFAFVQHLEQMPLDTRSLENCCKFWESVKECVFRDNFVLSGFEMLSTGLASTLASKISARNTSLYFLKKAAHAVLSDRFTEFVNILQSALTRVDEFRIVDSGLQDDESGMSSLTKQIKLQLKFDGDGNGDGDDLFSSLTSVIVSIHCIASFKVLEDFVRDRSAKLTLFNSIIPQPSSTDGNNNVNFVSLRNQELEFYFNGKLVDSKETIFGAMFRVFMEEKKDISELWNSVQVIEFRKRDLGFDTSDQCMNQTTQSDEKVLNNAYATRELPKETASSENDIMLLLKFFRSCMARNNIFINPKLSAKLSRQLEEPLIVASGALPDWTLSLTRAYPFLFPLETRMYFLQCTSFGYGRLIQLWKNRVGLDKELSSDDPLLQLGRLSRHKLRIPRKNMLLTALKVLDKYGSVPSVLEFEYQDEVGTGLGPTLEFYATVSREFAKKNLNLWRTDTYEESRAEENEYITKPLFPSALTGDSEGRARIIELFGTWARLSPGPLWITESLTSVSNRLFFILADRLSRPSMNNQCEATEDNLELIKLVDPQIAESLRYVYNNIDNDTELSEMYLSFVLPGSDIELVENGRAVLVNSGSAYHYITKVISYMIGDGVKDQIRAFIDGFSKVFPYSNVSILTPEELVDWFGGVEEDWSPQVLYGCIEANHGYTMDSDTIHQFISIMTELNARERRLFLQFLTGSPKLPLGGFKVLKPRLTVVLKHAEDGLTPDQYLPSVMTCANYVKLPKYSSKEVMRDRIKQAIEEGAGAFLLS; this is encoded by the coding sequence ATGAGCGCATTTGAGTACGATGAGGATGATAGTGAAGATGGCCACTATTCCGAAGAAGACTACATGCGAGATGATCGCAGCGAGGGGCATCAGGATGATGACGGTGACCACAGTGAGGGATTTGAGGACTTCTATGATGACTATCATGACAATGACGAAAATGTGGACGAGGAGATCGATTCTGTTCAGGCACACGGTGAGCacaacgacgaggacaCTGGGTTTGGTAGGGACATGACCCCTCAAgcttttttgaacagtttgcGCCAACATGCCCAAAGTTTAGACCCAGAGGGAAATGGAAATGGAAATGACCACGAACAAAACACTGCTGTTAACTTCTCAGAGATGTTGCCACAGTTGCTTTCAAGATTGAGTGGGGCGCGCGGTGGCAGGTTTCAAGATACAAGAGGATCAAGGATGTCGAAATTGGTCGAGAACGTCGAGCACGCCGAGGAAGACCCTTACTTCGCAATGGAGAGTATTATAGAACTCTCCGAAAACTTACTGATGGGGAACCAGTACTTGATAGAGCGAATGCTTCCAGTTGATAGATTGATAGCTGCATTGgtcaaaattttgacaTCGAGCAAGTTGGCTGAGGAGTTGGAATTACAAATGAACACCTCTCGAATTTTTTACaatctttttgaagtcCACCCTGTGAGCATATCTGGAGCTGTCGATAAGAACGTCATACCCGCATTGCAAGCGAAGCTTGCAGAGATTAGTTACATTGACCTGGCTGAACAAGTTTTAGAGACTTTAGAACTTGTATCTAGAGTGAGTGGAAAAGATATTCTGCGCTGCGATAACATGACATCATATTTGCAatattttgattttttcacTATTCATGCACAAAGGAAGGTAATTGCAATCGTCTCAAATGCTTGCGCTCGTGTTGAACCAAGCGATTTTACCCAGTTGAAGGGTGTCTTTGAAATCCTTATGGGCATCTTTAAAAACTGTACAGATCAGAACATCTCGGATCGAATCTTGAACATCTTCTATGGCGTATGCGCCGGTATCAAAAACTCATCAATGTTAGATGTCCTGTTCACGCCAGAGATATTATCTTCCATAATAAGCTTGATCACATCAACAGACGTTTCGTCTCAAAGCAAATTGAAATGCCTGGAAATTCTTTCAGTCTTGGTTTATTGGAGTTTCAATATTGGCGAAAGCATTATCAATGTGTCAGATGTGGCTGAGACGTTGAAAACATGTCTGAAGCAATATGGCAAGTCGCCGGATGCAAGCTTACATGAAACAATTATGTTTGTGCCCAAGAGTTTACTGCTTTCAATCTCCAAATTTATCGCATTGCTATTTCCTCCAGAAAATAACCAGATACTGACCCAGTTGAACGCTAATGCGGTAGATGCCAGAAGATTCAACGGCAATAAAAAGATTCCCTCTTTAGTGAGCGATCTGATACCATTGCTGGtcgatatatatatcaacACGGTCGAGTTCAGTGCAAGACGGAACGTTCTAGTTGCACTAGCCAGGGTAGCACCTTGTGCTAATGAGAAAATAGCCCATGATACCAGTGATTGCTTCATTAAGCTATTGGGTTCGTCGTTCCCCCAAAGTCTATCCGTCATTTCAAGCCAGACATCACCTTCCCTCGATTCAGGTGTATTGATCATAGGACTCCTCGCCCTATCCAATGCTTTAATTGAGCTGTATCCTTCTATATTTGTACCCGCATTCCAGAGAGATGGGATTTTTGACTCCGTTTCTAGTCTAAATGGAGCACTCGACAGAATCAATAACAAGGAAGATTTATTTAGTTCATCACTGAGCCATACTTCCACTACCAAaaaagaactggaagaagatggGGGTTCGGATAGTGACAGCAGTGAGGATGACTACGATTTTGGTCTGGGGGATATAGAGTTTCCCAAGGAGGcgaaaacaagaaagaTAAGATATGAGTTTTTGAGAGAAATGAAGCCCTCATATATGCCAACTCAAATACGGGAACTCTGTGAAGCTTTTTTGAATAACAGCAAATCCAGCATCTGTCTCGATAACCAAAATCTAGAGACGGTGTTCGCTTTCGTGCAACACCTTGAACAGATGCCGTTAGACACTAGATCTCTCGAAAACTGCTGTAAATTCTGGGAAAGTGTTAAGGAGTGTGTATTCAGGGATAATTTCGTTTTGTCTGGCTTTGAAATGTTGTCCACAGGCCTTGCCTCGACTCTGGCTTCTAAGATCTCAGCCAGAAACACTTCTTTgtactttttgaagaaggcaGCACATGCTGTTCTTTCAGATAGGTTCACTGAATTTGTTAACATCCTGCAGTCCGCGTTGACCAGGGTTGATGAATTCCGTATTGTTGATTCAGGACTGCAGGATGATGAATCTGGGATGTCATCGTTAACTAAACAAATCAAGCTGCAACTAAAATTTGACGGGGACGGGAATGGAGACGGAGACGACCTTTTCTCCAGTTTGACTTCTGTTATTGTATCCATCCATTGTATTGCATCTTTTAAGGTTTTGGAAGACTTTGTTCGTGACAGATCTGCTAAGCTTACTCTTTTCAACTCCATCATACCCCAACCATCATCAACTGACGGAAACAATAATGTGAATTTTGTCTCGCTGAGAAATCAGGAATTGGAATTCTATTTCAATGGAAAGCTTGTTGATAGCAAAGAGACCATATTTGGTGCGATGTTCAGAGTCTTCatggaagagaagaaagatatTAGCGAACTATGGAACAGTGTACAGGTGATAGAGTTTAGGAAGAGAGACCTCGGCTTTGATACCTCAGATCAATGTATGAATCAGACGACTCAGAGTGAtgagaaagttttgaacAATGCTTACGCTACAAGGGAATTACCGAAAGAAACTGCAAGTAGTGAAAATGACATCATGCTCctcttgaaatttttcagaagCTGCATGGCTAGAAACAACATTTTTATTAACCCTAAACTCAGTGCAAAGCTGTCAAGACAGTTGGAAGAGCCGTTGATTGTTGCTAGTGGAGCGTTGCCAGACTGGACTCTTTCACTGACACGGGCGTATCCATTTCTGTTCCCCTTAGAGACAAGAATGTACTTTCTACAGTGTACTTCATTTGGATACGGTAGGCTGATTcaactttggaagaatcGGGTTGGGCTTGACAAAGAGTTGAGCAGTGATGATCCACTTTTGCAGTTAGGTCGTTTGTCAAGGCACAAGCTGCGGATTCCGAGGAAAAATATGCTTCTAACTGCGCTCAAAGTGCTAGATAAGTATGGTTCTGTTCCCAGTGTACTGGAATTTGAGTATCAAGATGAAGTTGGTACTGGGCTAGGCCCAACATTGGAATTTTATGCTACCGTTTCTAGGGAGTTTGCGAAGAAAAACCTGAATCTATGGAGGACAGACACTTATGAAGAGAGCAGAGCGGAAGAAAACGAATACATAACAAAACCTTTGTTCCCCTCCGCGCTAACAGGTGACAGCGAAGGAAGAGCTAGAATCATCGAACTGTTCGGTACCTGGGCACGTTTATCGCCAGGTCCACTCTGGATAACAGAATCCTTGACTTCCGTTTCTAACCGACTCTTTTTCATTTTAGCCGACCGGTTATCAAGACCGTCCATGAACAATCAATGTGAAGCGACTGAAGATAATCTCGAACTAATCAAGTTGGTAGATCCTCAGATCGCAGAATCGTTGAGATACGTGTACAATAATATTGATAACGATACGGAACTAAGCGAGATGTACTTGTCCTTTGTTTTGCCAGGTTCAGACATCGAGCTCGTTGAGAATGGGAGAGCTGTTCTTGTAAACTCCGGAAGTGCTTATCATTATATTACGAAGGTGATCTCTTACATGATCGGGGATGGTGTAAAGGATCAGATACGCGCATTTATCGATGgtttttccaaagtgttTCCGTATTCAAATGTTTCGATTTTAACCCCTGAAGAATTGGTAGATTGGTTTGGTggagttgaagaggacTGGTCCCCGCAAGTGCTTTACGGTTGCATCGAGGCTAATCACGGCTATACCATGGATTCGGATACAATTCATCAATTTATCTCGATCATGACTGAATTGAATGCGCGCGAAAGGCGATTgtttttgcaatttttgaCGGGCTCTCCCAAGCTTCCGCTGGGTGGGTTTAAAGTATTAAAACCGAGACTCACAGTCGTATTGAAGCATGCAGAAGATGGACTCACCCCGGACCAGTACCTGCCCAGTGTCATGACATGTGCAAACTACGTCAAACTCCCCAAATACAGTAGCAAGGAGGTAATGCGCGACCGGATCAAGCAAGCCATCGAAGAAGGTGCCGGTGCATTCCTCTTATCCTGA
- the KNAG0A06750 gene encoding STE20 family serine/threonine-protein kinase (similar to Saccharomyces cerevisiae STE20 (YHL007C); ancestral locus Anc_2.496): MSNDYTSQRKNGAVDYSLMVNDDSRNGNFNKVSQTLAPDLSDEGRGDSAEDTGNTISCSSDSASYSDHQKKLHHTSLNDPIQFTRISSSSLLSDFSSTNNSTCETDNELLRAPFQAESNDQFKGSFKHARTTELFDNSTSIGDYTNSTIRMSQMEQQNSTTITTTPNTSGSLVGNTTETPVHVSGSRYQRTESGGTSTYNNSRSLLHSAMWNGSDRSPPLLESVAVGSTIPTSSASKSSVTTPMENVNNRFTPGRQVIESPSKFGHSKKKSGNIMKDVFSSFVQSIKRSSGSEKNVSPNHLSISTPYNPQHIHHVGFDSTSGQYIGLPPEWEQLLASSGISKLEQDKNMGTVLDIVQFYQDVTGQNDTDKVIHTFQPYHITHDEEDNEFRASTPTEQSSLVMNDLKPLRAAPKPPGSRNESSVKTARSAMSDLLPDLPPQTEQKKVLNSHQQHTEGKNTYTFPSHKRTETQHTDVQMGQVKQQQIAGRELQTKKFFTRLMAVCSVGDPRTIYVDLKKIGQGASGGVFIAKSTTNGSYVAIKQMNLEKQPKKELILNEILVMNESRQENIVNFIDAYLLNDDLWIVMEYMQGGSLTDVVTYCLLSEGQIGTVCRETLKGLRFLHSKGVLHRDIKSDNILLSLTGNIKVTDFGFCAQINDDNAKRVTMVGTPYWMAPEIISRKEYGPKVDIWSLGIMVIEMIEGEPPYLNETPLKALYLIATNGKPSLKEPEKLSKTFFLFLDKCLAVDPDKRAEATDLLRDPFITDCSDAISSLAPLVKLAREHKMHSESSS; this comes from the coding sequence ATGTCAAACGATTACACTTCTCAGAGAAAGAATGGTGCAGTTGACTACTCTTTGATGGTTAATGATGACTCACGAAACGGTAATTTCAACAAAGTTTCGCAAACCTTGGCTCCAGACCTGAGCGATGAAGGGCGTGGAGACTCTGCAGAGGACACCGGGAATACCATATCCTGCTCATCGGATTCTGCATCGTATTCCgaccaccaaaaaaaattgcacCACACGTCACTGAACGATCCCATACAATTCACGAGAatatcttcttcgtcgttACTCAGCGATTTTTCATCGACGAATAATAGTACCTGCGAGACAGACAACGAGCTACTGAGAGCTCCATTTCAAGCCGAGAGCAATGATCAGTTTAAGGGAAGCTTCAAGCATGCCAGAACAACAGAACTGTTCGATAATTCTACATCAATCGGGGATTACACCAACTCTACTATCCGCATGTCCCAAATGGAGCAGCAAAACAGTACGACGATAACGACAACACCTAACACTAGCGGCAGTCTAGTGGGGAATACTACGGAAACGCCAGTGCATGTTTCTGGTTCGAGGTATCAACGTACAGAGAGTGGGGGCACTTCCACGTACAATAATAGCCGCTCGCTGTTGCATTCCGCTATGTGGAACGGTAGCGATAgatctcctcctctacTAGAGTCCGTAGCGGTAGGCAGTACCATCCCAACGTCATCAGCGTCAAAGTCAAGTGTGACCACGCCAATGGAAAATGTAAACAATAGATTCACTCCAGGAAGGCAGGTGATCGAGAGTCCGTCGAAGTTTGGGCAcagcaagaagaaatcaGGCAATATCATGAAGGATGtattctcttcttttgttcagaGCATCAAACGAAGTTCTGGCTCAGAAAAGAATGTTTCCCCAAACCATCTGTCGATATCAACCCCGTACAATCCACAGCATATCCACCATGTTGGGTTTGACAGCACCAGTGGGCAATATATTGGCTTACCACCAGAGTGGGAACAGCTGTTAGCGTCAAGTGGTATATCTAAACTGGAGCAGGATAAAAATATGGGGACCGTTCTTGATATTGTACAATTTTATCAAGATGTTACGGGACAGAATGATACGGATAAAGTGATCCATACTTTCCAGCCTTACCATATAACAcatgatgaagaagataaTGAATTTCGTGCATCCACGCCGACTGAGCAAAGCTCCCTCGTGATGAATGATTTGAAACCACTCAGAGCGGCCCCTAAGCCACCAGGATCGCGAAACGAAAGCAGTGTCAAAACAGCGCGTTCTGCAATGTCGGATTTACTACCGGACCTACCCCCtcaaacagaacaaaaaaaggtgCTGAATTCGCACCAGCAGCATACCGAGGGGAAGAACACATATACCTTCCCCTCCCacaaaagaacagaaaccCAACACACAGATGTCCAAATGGGACAAGTCAAGCAACAGCAGATCGCAGGCCGCGAACTTCAGACGAAGAAGTTTTTCACGAGACTGATGGCAGTCTGCTCTGTCGGTGACCCACGTACAATCTACGtcgacttgaagaaaattggGCAAGGTGCATCGGGTGGAGTTTTTATTGCAAAATCGACTACAAACGGCTCATACGTGGCAATCAAGCAGATGAACTTAGAGAAACAACCCAAAAAGGAACTGATCCTTAACGAAATTTTAGTTATGAATGAGAGCagacaagaaaatatcGTTAATTTTATAGACGCGTACCTGCTGAACGATGATCTTTGGATAGTGATGGAATACATGCAAGGCGGGTCTTTAACTGACGTGGTGACATATTGTTTGTTGAGCGAGGGTCAGATAGGAACTGTTTGCAGAGAGACGTTGAAGGGTCTGAGGTTTTTACACTCTAAAGGAGTTCTTCACAGAGACATCAAGTCTGACAATATCTTGCTCTCTTTGACAGGGAACATAAAGGTCACAGATTTTGGATTTTGTGCGCAGATAAATGATGACAATGCAAAGAGAGTAACCATGGTTGGGACGCCGTATTGGATGGCACCTGAAATCATCTCCAGAAAAGAATACGGTCCTAAGGTTGATATTTGGTCTTTGGGTATCATGGTCATTGAGATGATTGAGGGTGAGCCGCCATACCTGAATGAAACACCATTAAAGGCTCTATACTTAATTGCCACAAATGGGAAGCCAAGTTTAAAGGAACCAGAGAAGTTGAGTAAAACAttcttcctgtttttgGACAAGTGTCTTGCTGTTGACCCAGATAAGAGGGCGGAGGCAACAGATTTACTCAGAGATCCATTTATTACAGACTGTTCCGATGCCATAAGTTCCTTAGCTCCTCTTGTCAAGCTGGCCCGTGAACACAAAATGCATAGCGAAAGCTCATCCTAG